From the genome of Diabrotica virgifera virgifera chromosome 8, PGI_DIABVI_V3a:
aggaaaataactctTATAATTTGTAGTCAAATCTTTAAAAgtgtttttctacgagcgtgcaaaaatgtctacttttccccacgcgttttagtttggaaagttttacttttccgcattacttttcgcactgaatttagatattttaatttggccttaaaatatttataatacatgcaataaaataatatttagatattatttactaatttatttcaaatgcatcttattgtgttcatgttttaatggaattaacgcgacaattcgatgaaataaaattattttgacataatattcgaaagtcaaatcagtagacaataacagtggttttgaatcgttgTCATGGAAACCAaaatcgtcgtcatgctaacaaattatattgaaagtttggttttaaCAACCTTCTCAAACAactaatttgtgtatgtattttctttaagcaactcagttgagtttagaaataaaagacagacttataagataaattaaatcacgagtggtattttattagactatttcacgaacaaagtgataggtcaaaaattaggtcaataattcacaattagtcataatcatgaaatatttattataactaaataatttgttataattattttttacctataacaataaatagttgaaggcccagtcttttagaatgaatgctagtctttcgttgttattttctgcatctaatttgtagttgcgatccacacagaacatcataaattgtctccatatataagatttagattttcttgtgttactcggtatattttcttcaatgttttggtttataacttcgtttgaagtaccaccgaaacgactcattttgacgtatacagctacaataatttttttggcaaacgtcaaactttgctttgcgatcggtatccatggttacgtcgttgaaaacacgaagctgatagaccaatcagaattgaaagacagttggtgttttcgcgataacacaagctgtctttggtttgtgattggtcagattatgtgaaaattttaagatgagtgaaatagtcatATTAATTCAATATAggttttggtcattttttaaacgtcgtagaaaaaatattgttcctaacttttgcggaaaagtatgactttccgcacttgttaggaaaataattaTTAAGGACAGTTTTACAAAAGTTTCGTCAATTGCAACTATAGTAATCAATCGTTAACATTCTCTTTTAAATTATGTcgtactttaaaaatttattggtCAATTGTTAATGAAGACGATTATTggttataggcctggatcccgcgtaccaaaaaaaagtttaataatagcacgctgaaaatttattaatagcttaacggttactagtcggacaaactttgatgtatggtaatactggaacaggggaagatttaattgtggaacaggttacaggtttcgaacgtcagactacgaaaacttcccatgtattttgtcagacaaaATTTTCAATTGATTTACCTCTCTttcattaaaatctcatgcaaaaatcagactgctatttaccaccaacataaatcctgtcatttgacatgttctacttGTCGGGCTTATTAAAATGGCCAACATATTTCCATATTTCtcggacaaacatttttccatatattataatataaagtttcctattgaataaacttaaaagcaacctgctagttttcacaatcataaccttgtcaggatgacacgtttcacaattaaaatcaggttccacaattaaaacttaccctgttcCTGTGTTcgaatacatcaaagtttgtccgacttgacaccgttaagctgtcaacaaattttcagcttgctattaataaacttttttggtatGCGTGATCCAGGCCTATTATCTGAGCTTCCTAATTAACTTTATTTTTACCCTCCCTTCTCCCTTTAACTTCTCCCTTATTTAATTATGGAACTTTGTAATACTGACCAATACGTTCAAATTGAACTAAATCCCAAGCTTTTTGCGACTAGCTGGTACAGAATCATCCCACATAGCTTGGTAGAAGTTGCCAGCGATGGGGTTACCCAATTTATATTTTTTCGCAAAGTTTTCGATGTTGAAGTTTCCGCGATTTCCGTCGGTAGGGCTGTGTTTGGGCTCGTCAAATTTCAGTTTTTCAGGTTGTTTGTATAGTAGAAACACGTATCTGTGAAGTCCCGAGCCTTTGAGTGGTGCTGATCCAACATAGTCGCTTATGGTTTCGCCTTGAAATATTTTGGATCCAGGGATGTTGACTACCTAAAAGAGGAAATTTATATTAACTGAAAACAAATACTCAACAGGTTATTGGATTATTGTGCCAGTGCCCTAAACTTATAGTCTATTtggaaaaattatattattatagatGAAGAAGAGCACAATTCGTTACACCATCTGCTTATGAATTGGTATTCAATAGGTATTCAATAGGATGATACATGTTTCGGTATCTCCACCTCATTAGCCATCCGAGTAGAATACAAATTCACAAGCAGAAGGGAATCGATGTGTCTTGGAACTTCAAAGTTTCAGTGAGGAAACTGATGGCtgtgtaatagggcttttcattcacagtcatttgtttcgagcttctgtcatgtgttacataatattaatatatctacgtcatacgtcattggtatataccaatgatacaaaccaaagacgtatgacggaGATATATTAATATCATGTGACAcataacagaagctcgaaacaaatgacaatcgatgaaaagccctataggccGTCTCGAAACGAAACGAGTCGATTCCTATATCTTTTGTGCTGCATACAATGTTGCGTGCATTTAGGCTTCGGCAAGTGCGTTGCCCACGCTATGATGTTGAACCAAATAAATGGTACGAAGTATAAAGTAAATGGTAGAAGAGCAATAATTatccataaaaaataaaaattaatttttgcattaATAGACATTATGCCCTAATAACTCGTATATCCACCATTGACCAATTATTACTTGAATTCTACGTGGTATACTCTCTATTAAATTATATCAAGagatttttaagcaatttcttcCTATAACCGTGGTCGTGGTAACAGTTCTCGAAGTTGCTGAAGAGTCTGCGAATAGTGAGAAGATCTGGAGAGGGGAGAGTAATGCCAAATGAGAAATTCCATGCAAATTTCTACTTTCTTCGACAACTGCAGATCTATGTAGTTGAGCAGCATCGCCGAGAAAAAAACTGGTCCCCACCCAATGGTTgcataaaaataaacaataataggCTTAATAATGTCCCGTATTTAGATCTCATCATTCATAGTGTCCTGGCAAAGGAACATATCTGTTCTTCCACCGAAACAGATTCCAGCCCAAACCATAACACCACCACCTCCAAATGGATGAACCATCTGACACTGTTTTTAATTTCTTGGTACCCTTGGTATTGTCTATAAACGGCCCTCTGAAAATCGGCTAAGTCTTGACTCGTCTGTGAACAATGGCGAATACGATTCATCTCTCCAATTTAAATGCCCAATCTAAACTTTAACGTCGATATCGTAAGATCAATGGTACACGTCTCAAAGGAAGCCTAGATATCCaaccaaatgtttttaaacgTCTTTCAATAGTTCAAATGGGAACAACGGTACTAGTGACATTTAGAAGATGCTTGAAGACGTGTTCGTGCAGTAAAAAAGGTTTCCTTCGTACAGTTTAGTGTAACATATAGTCATTTAACAAGTTCGATTTGTATGGCGCTATTTTGAAGCATCCCCTAGCTCTGTTAGCTTCACTTTGATTTAATTTACGGCGAGGCATAttaaaatactactaacataataaatatattaactaAGTGTTAATTGTTGATGTAGATAAGTGACACGGTTTATACAGTGGGGCacaattttattgtattattatttctttcatttttaccACTAACTTATGCCTCGGAGTCGGAGTTTAGTCCACAATCAAAATGATGTATTATAAGCAGGTACAAGCGCTACGATAGGTGACGAATACATAATATATTGGGTAGCCCCGGATAGCCGAACACATGTATGTAATGTTACGAATAATAATTAATCTCAGAGGGTTTAGGGTGTTTTACAATAAAAATCACGAATAAAGGATCGAACGGTGTATTTAGTGTTTATCATACAAAAGATCATCGCACACTGAATAAGAACAGACGCTAATAATATTGTCTGTGTGTCCTACTGACAACTGCATAACATTAAAATACAAACAAAACACTGGCACCACACAAATTAGGGCACTAGGGCGACTAAAAACCATGTAGGTACTGCTTTCTCGGAACGCCGTGTGTCAGTTGGTGGCACTCTCCAATTTTCATCATCCCTTACAAAGGCGCCGCACAAGAGCCTAGTTTGTTACAGTCTCCCCCGGCCTCGAGCCCGTTAGAAGAGGGACCGGCAGAAGACACGGTTTTCTTCTCGAGCGTCCTAGTCTTCGTCTTAGCACCACAGGCGTTGGAGCTTCCTTCACGCTTATCGGAGGTAATCGTTCCGATACCACGGCAGGTTCATTCGGATCAACTTCCACGACGTTCACTTGCTGACAATACGATCGCCAGTTTATGGTGGACATACAAAATGTTCACTTCGCGGCTTGTATCATGTCATCCATACGCGGTAACGGATACGAGTCACTAGTCGTTACGGCGTTTAAACGTTGATGGTCCACGCAAAGCCTCGTACCGACATCTTTTTTCGTACCGCAAAGTCTATCTAACTCGGTTCCAAGCACTTCTCTTTTGGCAGGCGACACCCGGTAAAGTGGTAGTGAATTTGGTGCGCTATTTCTTGTATTAGCATAGCAAGCAGGCTCTCCCCAATTATGAAGGTATTCTTCCATCTTCTTTCGTTGGGTCGAGCTCGTTCATCATCTAGAGCTATATCTACGGAACAGAAATCTATCGAGGATGCTTCCGTATGGCTACACTCTGGGCAGTTAGCCCTAATAAATCCCGGTTTGCCACAACCGTAACAAGTTAACGGAGTGTTTAGGCTATTGCGCGGCGAATTCGAAGTAATTGCTCTGACGGTAGCATTAACCGTACGCGAATTTCTTGCGAAGTCGTAAATCGATGGGTGCATTGTCGATCACGTAATTTTCGACACTTATCCTCAGGGTGACCATGAACACCACAATAGCTACATCGCGGTCGTTTTTCGTGCAATTCTCGATTGTGGGTGGCTTTGTTCTCATTAGAACAAGGTTTCTCAAATATATCTTCAACTTTCCGTGCTTCTGTGAACAGCTGAGTAAAAGTTGAAACGGAATCTCTGGAAATCTTTTCTCGaatccccttgtttaataatccATACACCATATCTAGCTGGATTGATTCTGTAAGGCTGCCTGGTTCTAATTGCGCGAGAACAGCCCTACAGCGGCAAACAAAGATGTCCACTGTCGTTTTTCCGTCTTGCTCCTCGGCAAATACACGCAATATGCCGATGTGTTCGGACCGAACGTAATTCTCAGTAAACGAACAAGTTCCTCCCATGTCCCATGTCGAAATAGTATATTTACCGCCTTGATACCATTTTGCCGCGAAATCATCGAAAAGCATCGTGATTCCCCGTAAAGCATTTTCGTCAGACACTAATGCACAATCTATATATCTTTCTACGGCGCTAATAAAGGCATTTACGTCGATGTCCTTGTGTCCATTAAAGCGGAATGGCATTTCGACAAGTTGCCACTTTGGAATGACGGCGAAGCGGGAGCACTTTGTATCGACAATCTTGACAAAAGCTCTTGAAATTGTTAGTTGGTCAACACCATGTTTTGAGACATGTCTCTAATGTTTATATTCACAGATCTATTTGAAATACCAGAGTCCGACTCGGAATGATTTATCGCACTCAAATGGTCAAGGTTTTGCGTGGAACGCAAGTTGTACAAATGATTTGTCATGCAAAAATTGGAAAGTACTTGCTAGTAAGTAGCTGTATCCACGCTTGATTAAAAAATACCTCCAGCACCTTTCTGCACCCCACCCTGTACGATCCTTGGAACCTTGGAACAACTAGCACTAAATCAATTTCGTGTTCGACAAAACAGAAGGTTTTAACACGTTAAAGTCCAGTTAGTAATACCGAAACAGTTAATTgtctaataaataataaaaaaaaaattgaaaaaagcgTCCGAATACTTGAAGCACTTTGAACAATTTGTCCATTAATTATATACCGAATCGAATTATGTCCGCATACTATAATTACCGACTCACTTTGTTACTTGTTAGAAAAACAATAGGGTTAATAGGTCCactaaatattaattattataccGAAGCGAATTATGTCCGAATATGAAAAATGTAATTAGCAAAGCACTTTATTGTTTTTAACTTTGAGTTAGCGATCTTCTTTTTGAACACCGTTGCGAAAAGGGTCCAAACTGtaacatttaataattattaatgctGAAGCACACTTTTCTAAGGCGATTTTTCGTTAAAACTACCAAAACACAGCCAAGCTCGATTTATCCCATAATTTTCAAGTAAACGCCAGGGTTATAAGGTACAAGCGCCACGATGGGTGAcgaattattaaataatatattggGTAGCCGAACATATACATGTAATGTTACGAATAATATAATTAATCTCAGAGGGTTTAGGGTGTTTTACAATAAAAATCACGAATAAAGGATCGAACGGTGTATTTCGCACACTGAATAAGAACAGACGCTAATAATATTGTCTGTGTGTCCTACTGGCACCTGCAAAACATTAAAATACAAACAAAACACTGGAACCATACAAATTAGGGCACTAGGGCGACTAAAAACGCCGCACAAGGGGCCGGTTTGTTAGAGTATTTTAATTTTGCTGGGTAATACCTAATTAGTAGTTTAAATGCATCAATTGAATTGATGCGTTGTATGCTAGAAGCCCTATATTGAAGTCTACTGTATCAACAGTCATCATTTTGGcgcaaaataaaaaacatttcgaacttaatgaaaaaaaatattttttttcgtctaaaaatatgttttatgaAAACTATAGTAGATGTAAGAATTATTATTAAGGCAAGAGAGTATATAGTAAAAAGGAGTGTAATTGTAGTAGGTATATGTACTATTATAATTATAGtatgttgttttgaagctatttttgtgACATCAATGCAATTTAGTATTTTGGTGGAAATAAACCACAATGctactttaaaattaagtttattggACGTTTCgctttccacttcggaaatcgttctcaaaatgcaaaacattaataaattaaacaaattttgttttttgctgacTGGCAAAAAATTCTTCTAgtacatagtttaattttatctAACTCATTCAGAatgacaattcagacatacaaTTGTACATTTTAAAATACATAGATAACTTTAAAATGGTATTGCCAATATAttttgagttgcgttcctgggacgacttttggaagatagttcattcgatcaCAAGAAATTAAcattaacttaagaatatccgtcagaaaaatcatagcatatgatttgtctttaaaaagacaaccacgtGTAATGATTACAGTAAAATGCTCATGTTAGTGATCCCATagaaaaaaccaggaaaaaaaatcTCATGTATAAAATGATGTATGCTCAATATGTTAGTAGAGGATCGGATATAAGGACAATCGGCACAGCTAAAAAttattgaatctgtaattcagTATATTAaccattataaaaaacaaggggcgACCGATCTAATTtggttctgactataattaactaataattgaaacattacttttttttataaattaaaaaaaatttcggcACGGGAAAATgttatttctttctttatttaGGTACTTACGTCTTTcagtttttggatcattctaaacaaacaAAACAGGTCTTTTATAATCTAAGTTggtcgttttcgagttataaacaaattaaaatgaaaaaagaacgaaagatgacgattttaaaggcccaaaaacacaagtaaaaaattattttttatcaaGTACCTAAATTTAAGTTAAAACTTTCTTCTATCAGGTTCCGATAAGAATTCTTGctatgttttattctaaaatatattttattaattgttaatgaggaaggtttcttatgagAAGACAGtcattaacaaataaaaaaaaatgttttaaaattaaataagtccaaaatacttatcaagaactgatagattcgaacgttacttgatggaagttcattttatctaacaataacagAACATAATCAGTCCATacactttctagatgtaacaattaccagactgcacaacaaacatgagttctccgtatttcataaacctacccataccaacacaactatacacaattcatcatcccatcctacataacataaattagcagcctaccatagcatgatacataaactgacagaaattcccatgtcaaaaaataacttcgagatagaactgaacatcattaagcaAATAGCAATAAACAATGGCtacaacgaacaaacaattaacaaaattttaaaccagaaactccataagaaagccctcaAATTAGTATATCCACCATCACAGAAAAAACCTAGTACCTCCTGATCTATCAcatatacaggcaagatatcaacaaaaatagccaaatagataaaaaagaaaggaataacaccagctttcagaactagcAACAATTTGGCAAAtgcattaagaacaataagagccgaaagagaaagcaattaCAGAATTTTGTTTACAAACTGACATGTAgcgactgtccaaaaacttacatcggtcaaactggcagaacctttgacaaacggataacAGAACACAagagggctttcaacaatagaaaaacagacacatctacatacgcacttcaccttcagataataatcattcttttaatgaacagtttcaaattcttcatattcaaaataaaggccttaagctatctttattagaatctattagacaaggcgaaaacggcgggtccgttgggaaaaatattcccatgagatttttttgcataatcacattcgtgagacatcccagaataaggttcaagaagtcgcccacgtgaatagtggtttaat
Proteins encoded in this window:
- the LOC126890810 gene encoding protein D3-like isoform X2, which gives rise to MQIYLFYLFYMVEVNKAFKINKVYPDVVSAVPDKLLHVTYKADNKVELGNELTPTQVIEQPKVTYEGDNNCFYTLIFTDPDAPSRYNPIYREYIHWLVVNIPGSKIFQGETISDYVGSAPLKGSGLHRYVFLLYKQPEKLKFDEPKHSPTDGNRGNFNIENFAKKYKLGNPIAGNFYQAMWDDSVPASRKKLGI